The Nodosilinea sp. FACHB-141 nucleotide sequence GGCCATAGGGGCTACCTAGACAACTCCAGCAACAATCAACATTAAACCATTTTAAAAGGAGTGCCCACCTTGGCTAGGTGGGAATACCCGCCCCCTTAGCCTTAGTCTATGGCTTCGTAATCGGCGGTCACGGTAGCGTCTAACCCCATATCATCGTCGTAGTCAGGATCGTAGGTCTCGTCGTTCCCGGCTTCAACACCGGCATAGGCTGCTGCTGGAACGCCCATATCTACCTCGGCTCCGGTGTCTACGTCTCGGTAAACGTTGGTACCGACAGCAAAGATGGCCGATTGTAGGGCATCAATACATCCCTGGAAGGTAGCGACATCAATGCTGGGGTTGTGGGTGGCGACACGGAGCTGGCTGACTTTCTCATCCAAATCGGCCCGAGTTGCCTCATCTAGCAGACTGCCATGGTCACGCAGAGTGGCTTCGTAGCTATAAAACAGGTTGTCTGCTCGATTAGTCAGTTCTGCCAACTGTCGTCGTCGCCCGTCCTCATCAGCATAGGTTTCGGCCTCCAGACGCATGCGATCGACTTCGCTATCAGTTAAGCCACCCGTGTTGGTGATGCAGATGCTCTGAGCGCGACCCGTACCCTTGTCGAGGGCGGCTACTTTCAAGATACCGTCGGCGTCGATTTCAAAGGACACCTCAATTTGCGGCACTCCCCGCGGAGCAGGGGGAAGACCAGTAAGCTCAAACTTACCCAGGCTTTTGTTGTCCTTGGCCATGGCCCGCTCACCTTGAAGAACATGGATTTCTACAGAGGTTTGGCCATCGGTGGCGGTCGAAAACACCTGAGACTTGCTAGTGGGAATAGTAGTGTTGCGCTCAATGATCTTGGTAAATACTTCTCCCAAGGTTTCGATACCTAGGGAGAGGGGGGTGATATCGAGCAGTAGTAAATCTTTGACTTCCCCCCCTAATACGCCCGCTTGAATTGATGCCCCTAAGGCCACAGCTTCATCGGGGTTCACAGAGCGATCGGGAGCTTTGCCATTGAAGTAGGCGCTAACCGCCTGCTGCACGGCCGGAATGCGGGTAGATCCGCCTACTAGTAAGATGCGATCGATCGCATCAGGGCTCAAGTCTGCATCTTTAAGGGCTTGCTTAACCGGATCTAGGGTGGCCTGCACCAGTTCTGACGCAAATTGCTCGAACTGAGCACGAGTTAGCGTCATCTCTAGGTGCTTTGGCCCAGACTCGTCGGCGGTAATAAAGGGGAGGTTGATAGAGGTCGAAGGCATGCTCGACAACTCAACCTTGGCTTTTTCAGCTGCTTCACGAATGCGCTGTAGCGCCATGCGATCGGCAGATAGATCAATGCCTTCTTGCTCGCGAAAAGCAGCGGTCATCCATTCGACGATGCAGTTGTCAAAGTCGTCACCGCCTAGATGGTTGTTGCCAGCGGTGGCCTTGACCTCAAAGACGCCATCGCCTAGCTGTAAAATAGACACATCAAAGGTACCGCCCCCCAGATCAAACACCAATACAATTTGGTCTTGGTCCTGCTTGTCGAGCCCGTAGGAGAGGGCTGCAGCGGTGGGCTCGTTGATAATGCGCAGGACTTCTAGGCCCGCGATGGTGCCGGCGTCTTTGGTTGCCTGGCGCTGTGCGTCGGTAAAGTAAGCCGGTACGGTAATAACTGCTTGGGTTACTTCGGTTCCCAAGTAAGTCTCGGCATCCTGCTTGAGCTTTTGCAAGATCATTGCAGAAATTTCTTGGGGCGTAAACGCTTTCCCGCGGATCTGCACGTCTACGGTGTTGTCACGACCGCTAACGCAGACGTAAGGTACGCGGCTGCGCTCTGCCTCGGTGTCTTCCCAGCGACGACCAATGAATCGTTTAATGCTGTAGACCGTATTCTCTGCGTTTGTAACCGCTTGGCGTTTGGCCAACTGGCCTACTAACCGCTCGCCGTTTTTGCCAAATCCAACAATGCTGGGTACCGTACGGCCCCCTTCAGTGCTGGAAATTACAGCTGGTTTGCCGCCTTCGAGGACAGCGACACAACTGTTCGTTGTTCCTAGGTCAATGCCGATTACTTTACCCATAGCCCACGGTGCTCAACTTAATCGTTCGCTTTACCTTCGAAATTAGCTCAGGCCTGTAACGGTCTGAGCTAATTGTGATTAGGTTGCCCGCTTACACCAAAGAAGTTATCGTTCGCCACGGTAACTTTTGACTGCATTGCTCAAATGCGGGTGTTTGTAGAACCTAGAGCACAGTGATAGGGCTCTCCTACTCATCACAATTAGCAAGCACCCAGTTAGTAGATTATTCGAGGGAGCCGGAACTCTCAATGTCTGGGTTTTGAGAGCTATCCTCTGGGGGAGCAGCTACTTTCACCATAGCGTGGCGCAGCACCCGATCGCCAAGCTGGTAGCCCCGTACAAACTCTTCAATCACCACCCCCTCAGCATGGTCGGCTGTTGGTTCGCGCATGACAGCCTCGTGCAGTAGCGGGTCAAACTCTTGCCCTTCAGCACGCATGGCTGAAACTCCTAAGCGCTTTAGGGTTTCCACTAGCTGCTTGTACACGCTTTGATAACTTTTATGAATAGTCATCTCGGCTTCGGTTTGGGGTTTGATCTGCGATCGCGCCCGCTCAAAATTGTCAACCACTGGCAGCAGCTCAATAACGGTGTCGCCCTTAATTTGAGTGGCTAACTCGTCTTTTTCTTTGCTGGTGCGTTTGCGGTAGTTCTCAAAGTCGGCTGCAATTCGCATTGATTGATTTGCCCGATCTTCAAGCTGGGCCTTTAGCCCTGCCACCT carries:
- the dnaK gene encoding molecular chaperone DnaK is translated as MGKVIGIDLGTTNSCVAVLEGGKPAVISSTEGGRTVPSIVGFGKNGERLVGQLAKRQAVTNAENTVYSIKRFIGRRWEDTEAERSRVPYVCVSGRDNTVDVQIRGKAFTPQEISAMILQKLKQDAETYLGTEVTQAVITVPAYFTDAQRQATKDAGTIAGLEVLRIINEPTAAALSYGLDKQDQDQIVLVFDLGGGTFDVSILQLGDGVFEVKATAGNNHLGGDDFDNCIVEWMTAAFREQEGIDLSADRMALQRIREAAEKAKVELSSMPSTSINLPFITADESGPKHLEMTLTRAQFEQFASELVQATLDPVKQALKDADLSPDAIDRILLVGGSTRIPAVQQAVSAYFNGKAPDRSVNPDEAVALGASIQAGVLGGEVKDLLLLDITPLSLGIETLGEVFTKIIERNTTIPTSKSQVFSTATDGQTSVEIHVLQGERAMAKDNKSLGKFELTGLPPAPRGVPQIEVSFEIDADGILKVAALDKGTGRAQSICITNTGGLTDSEVDRMRLEAETYADEDGRRRQLAELTNRADNLFYSYEATLRDHGSLLDEATRADLDEKVSQLRVATHNPSIDVATFQGCIDALQSAIFAVGTNVYRDVDTGAEVDMGVPAAAYAGVEAGNDETYDPDYDDDMGLDATVTADYEAID
- the grpE gene encoding nucleotide exchange factor GrpE — its product is MVDDIHHTAHDPASDPEAIEEILEEDAVDIDFDDVVEAAAATVEAAAAAPPSNGGSVDAGLVTDLERQVAGLKAQLEDRANQSMRIAADFENYRKRTSKEKDELATQIKGDTVIELLPVVDNFERARSQIKPQTEAEMTIHKSYQSVYKQLVETLKRLGVSAMRAEGQEFDPLLHEAVMREPTADHAEGVVIEEFVRGYQLGDRVLRHAMVKVAAPPEDSSQNPDIESSGSLE